GGTTTTCTTGTTGCAGAACGAGACACCACCGGCATGTCGAATGCGATAGGGCGCCTCTTGAACGATGCGGATATGTGGAGTGCTTTCAGCGTTCGAGCCTCGGCGATGGTCTCGGAAAAATTCGACATCCTCTATCAGACCCGGCTGCTTGAAGACTATTACGACGCGGTACTCGATGAGTATGCGGCGGCGAGGCGCGCGTGATGGCTAAGAATGGAAAACAGCCTAAATGGGGTCTCTATTCATTTCGTCGATGGCGCAATGCGATCGTCAAATTGAAGTGGCTCTACTACACAAAATTCTGGGGCATGGATATCCATCCGACCGCCAGCTTTTCCTTAAGTGTGCGTTTCGACAAGACGAATCCGAAGGGCATGCATATTGGAGAAGAGACTTACGTTGCGTTTGAAGCCGCAATACTGACCCACGATCTTACACGTGGTCTTTTTCTTGACACACGGATCGGCAAGAGGTGCTTCATCGGTGCGAGAAGCATCATTTTGCCGGGAGTTGAGATCGGTGACGAGTGTGTTATCGGCTCCGGCGCTGTTGTAACGAAGAGCGTGCCTCCGCGGTCGCTCGTGGTCGGCAATCCTGCCAAAATTATTAGAAGCGATATCAAGATTATTTCACGTTACGGACGCATGGCTGTCGACGAGCCCATAAATTGATGTTGGGCACGGGATTTTTGATCGGCACGAAGAAGAAGGTTTCCTCTTCATTGTTGTCCTCCGATGTCGGGTGAGAGAAAAATATGAACCATCATAGACAAATAATTGAGACTGAGCGCTCGGACCAATCAAAGCGTGCTTCGATCGTTTATTTTTCTTTGTCTTTTCCCGAACTGAGCCAGACTTTCGTGTTTAATGAAATGCGAAGCGTCGCGGAACTTGGCGCAGATGTCAGTGTCCTCGCGTGCAGGCAGCCAACCGGCGCTCATTCTGATTTGCCAGGCAAGTATGGATTCGGCGATAAGGTCGACACGATTGTCGACAGTTCGCTGCGGTCCAGCCGGTTGCGCAGATCATCGCAGGCGTTGAAGGTCGCATCTCGATTACTCCTCAATGACATTACTCTATTTCCTAAAGTTCTTTCTGCCGCAAATGGTAATGACACCTCCGTCCCAGTGTCATTGAAGCTGGCGATTGCTGCGAAGCTGCAGCGAGAGCCCTATGCGTCAAGTGTTATTCACTGCCATTTTGGCCCGGCTGGCAGAGTGATAGCCAATTTGAAGAAGCGCGGGTTGATCAAATCACCCCTGACAACGGTGTTTCATGGTTACGACATCACCCAATACATAGCTGAAAAGCAGGAAAATCCTTATTCTACGCTGTTCGAACAAGCCGATTTGCTGATTGCGATAAGTGACTATTGGCATCGTCGCCTGCTCGATCTTGGTGCGCCGCCGAAAAAAGTGACCACGATCCGACTCGGTGTCGACTGCGATGCCTTCGAGTACAAACCCCGTACCGCCGATCCCGTTGAGCCGGTGAGGTTTGTTACTGTTGGTCGGATGACCGAGAAGAAAGGGCACTATTTCACCATTCAAGCCTTCAAGGCCCTGGTCGAGCGGCGTCCAGATCTCAACGTTTCGCTTGATATAATCGGAGACGGTCCGGAACTCCCTGCAATCCATTCGCTCTCAACAGCCCCGTCGCTTGATGGGAAGGTCGTAATGCATGGAGCGTTGCCACATCATGAGGTGAGGGCGCTGCTGGATCGTTCGCATATCTTCGTCCTGCCGAGCGTCGTTGCGGGCAATGGTGACATGGAAGGGATCCCCGTTTCGATTATGGAAGCGATGGCGATGGGATTGCCTGTAATTAGCACTTGGCATAGCGGAATCCCGGAGCTGGTGAAGGACGAGCTTTCTGGAATTCTTGTCGGGGAGCGCGACGTAGATGCCTTGTCCGCAGCGATGGAGCGCCTAGGGGGCCAACCGGAGCGTCTCATCGAAATGGGTAGGATGGGCCGTTTGATTGTCGAGCAAGAGTATAATGAGAAAACACAGGCTCGCTTGCTGATGGATACGCTTCTCATACTCGCCTCAAAGGCGGGCGTTGAATGATGCGAGTTGTCTCAAAGATAGAAGTTCACCATGTCTCAACCCGTTGATAAGCCCGAGATATCTGTTGTTATTGCAGCGTTCCAATGTGCGTCCTTTGTTCGGCGGGCAATTGACTCTGCATTATCACAACAAGGTGTGAGCCTGGAGGTAATTGTCGTGGACGATTGCTCCAAAGACGAAACATTGAATGTTCTAAACGCTATTGCGAAGTTGGATGATCGCGTGCGCGTTATTTCGCTTTCGAAGAATGGTGGCCCTAGCAAAGCTAGAAATGCTGGATTTGAAGCTGCGACCAGTGACTGGGTAGCCGTCCTTGACGCTGATGACGCTTACTTGCCAGGCAGACTTTTCCGAATGCTTAACTTCGCCAGGGAAAACAATGCAGATATCGTCGCCGATAATTTTCTTTACTTCGACCTGGCGGCTGACGAAATGGGAAAGCCCGCTTTGAAAACGTCTCCGGAGAGTGAACTGATCACACTGGAAGTTTTCGTCGAAAGATCGAGGCCATATGCAGACGAAGCCGACTATGGGCTTTTGAAGCCAATGTTCCGCCGACAATTTCTTGAGGAACGAGGTCTGAAGTATCCGACCGATCTCAGGCATGGAGAAGATTTTGTATTCTATCTGGATGTGCTCTCAAGTGGTGCGATCTTTTACCTGTCCCGATATCCTGGATATGCCTACACGACGAGAAATTCTGGTCTTAGCCGAACAGAAATAGATTACTCGAAGCAAATACGTGTCGCAAATGACCTGTGTAATGATGAAAAGTTCTCGTCTTTTCCTAATGTCCGTCAGCATATGTGGATGAGAAAAGTGAGTCTTGAGAGACTTCAGATAGAAAGACGGTATAGATCAATTGAGGTTGGGAATATCTTCATCGAAAAGCTCAAATTCTTGACAATGAACATTGGAGGTTCGCGGGTTCTATTGCCGCTTATTGTCCGCGATTTAAAAAAATTCATAAAATCTATGGTTCTGCGTCGGGGGCGCGCGATATGATCGAGATATTTTATTACAGAGATCCGCAAAAGAATTTTGGCGACGATCTTAATGAATATATTTGGCAACGAGTCCTCCCTGCAAGTTTACTTTCACGGGATGATATCATTCTGGTCGGTATCGGCAGTATTCTTACGAGCGAGAGATTAGAGAAATATGTAGGCGGCCCCAAGCGTGTTGCTGTAGTTGGAACAGGTATCTCTTATGGGACGCCTCCGAGCAATATGTCGGATTGGTATATCGCTGCCGTCAGGGGCCCTTTTAGTGCTGCTATTCTCGAACGGCCGGATCTTGGCGTTACGGATGGTGCAATATTGCTTGCTGACACAACCGATCTTGTTCCGAAATCGGAAAAGCAAGACAAAATACTATTTATGCCGCACCGCTCTTCGATCGATGGTCCGGAACTTCAACAAGCAGTCGAAGATGCGGGAATGGTCTATGTCAGTCCCCAACAAGATACGCTGACTGTATTGAAGCATTATGGAACCGCCCAGCTGGTGGTAACCGAAGCGATGCATGGCGCAATTGTCGCGGACACTTTGCGTATCCCTTGGATCCCAGTCGTACTCAACCCACAAGTTGATGAGTTTAAGTGGAGGGACTGGGCAAGGTCGATGTCGGTTGAATACCAACCGGTTGAGATTCCGTTCCCTACGTTAGACAGCAGGCTTCGCTTCTCGGCTTATAAAGGCAATTTGAGAAAGTCCGGAATCGTGGGGCATCGGAGTTTGGAAGGCGATCAAACTCCGCAGGCACTCAAAGGCTACCTGAACCATCGCTTCGGAAGCAGTCAGAATATTTGGTACATTGACGAGAAAACAAAACTTCTTCGTAGGGTGGCAGGGAAGGTTCGAAGGTTTACAGATCCTATGACGATCAAAAGCTGTACTCGTGCATTGAATGTCGTCAAGGCCAAGAACCCTTTCTTGAGCCCCGACCGGGTCTTCGACATGAGGCTTGAGCAAATGCGAGATGCCATTGGCCGCACCTCGGAGCACTTTGCATAATTCGCGGTGGAGCGTGGTGGCGTGATGCGAACGGTTCCTTCGCGAGGTTTCCGGTCTGCTTGAACGTCGCGCAATGTTTAATTTGCCGCATCGGGAAAACTAGATGGTACGCGTGAAGTGGGATGAGCGAATTGTCGTCAAAATCTGAAACAGGATCCGTTGGGCGCAAGACTGTTCTCGCGTCTATTTGGTTGTTGACGGGCGTCTTCTATAGCCGTGTCGTAAACTTGGCGATGATCATTGTCCTCGCCCGAATTCTTTTGCCAGCGGATTTCGGCCTTGTCGCGCTCGGAACCACATTGCTGACTATTCTTACCACAGTTACAGATCTCTCGCTCGCCAACGCGCTTATTCATCATAAAGACGCAGACAAGCAGGATTTCGATACGGCTTTTACGTTGAGCGCTCTCCGCGGTGCGGGTTTGGCGATCGTAATGATTATCAGCGGTTTCGTGATGGCGGACATCTACAACGATCCGCGCCTGATCGGTGTGTGTCTTGGTCTATCGTCGCGGCCTCTTTTGAATGGCCTGAAGAGCCCGCATTTCATCAAATACTCGAAAGAGCTTGACTTCAAAACGGTCGCTTTTTCGGAGGCGATGGAATACACGGCGCAGTTGCTTGTTTCCGTTGTGCTGGCATTGGCAACCAATAGCTATTGGGCGATTGTTGCCGGCGCGGTGGCAGCCTCGTGCTCGGGCATCGTTGTTTCGTATATCTATGCACCCTATCGCCCGAGCATCTCTTTCGCATCATGGCGAAAGATCTTGGATTTTTCAATTTGGCTGACGTTCAATCAGTTTGTATCCGTTATCGGCAGCCGGTTTGATAATTTCCTTGCCGGTGGCTTGCTTGGAATATCTACGTTTGGCGCTTACAACGTCGGCAACAACATTTCGGCGATGATTACTCAGTCCGCTGCTCAACCGTTAGAACGTGTTCTTTTTCCCAGTTTCGCGAAAATGACTCACGATAACGCTCGGCTACGGCAGGCTTACCAGAAAAGTCAGGCGTCGTTCTTCGCAATAGGTATGCCGCTTGGCGTGGGCTTGGCGCTTGTTGCAGAACCGTTTGTATACCTGATGCTGGGACCGAACTGGTCCGTAGCTGCGCGAGTTATTGAATTTATCGCGCCAGTCTTGGGCATTCAGATTGTGTTTGGTCCAGCAAATGCACTTGCATACGCAGTTGGCGCTACTCGAAATCTCTTCAATCGAGGTATTGTTCTTCTCGTGCTGCGGGTGCCGATTGTTTTTATTGGGTTGTACTTCTTTGGAATGACAGGATTGTTGGTGGCACGTGTAGTTTCAGGCGGCCTGTTGGTATCCGTTGTCAATTTCTATCTTGTGCGCTCGTTGACGGGTTTGAGAATTTGGGATCAGCTCATCGTCACTTGGCGTAGCTGGGTCAGCGGTGTTGCAATGGTGCTCAGTGTACTTGCAACAAAGGCGACGCTCCCGCTGGTCGATAGCAGCCACACCGCCACGTTGGCACTCTTCGTCATGTCCGCTGTCGGTGCATTGATCTATTGTTCTTCCCATGCGCTTCTTTGGATCTTCGCGGGACGACCGAATGCTACGGTCGAGGCGGAGATCGTAGGAGTCGTTAAGAGGTTCCTGGGAAGGCGGTCTTTGGTCATGTCAAACAACAGGAGCGGAAATGTCGGCTAATGCTCTTTCTGAAGTTGATATCATTATCCTGTCTTGGGACAGAATAGATGATACTATCGAGGCAATACGCAGTGCGCTTGAGCAAGTCGATGTCTCGGTCCACGTTCAGGTTGTTGATCAAGGCTCTCAGGCCGATGGCCTGAAGAAATTGACAGCATTCTGCGCGCAATATCCCAATGTGAAGCTGGTCGCGAACGAACACAACAGCGGGGTGCCTGGCGGCCGCAATCAGGCATCGAGGCTTGGATCGGCCCCGTACATCATTGCCTTGGATAATGATGCAGTCTTTATGGACGATAAGCAGGCCGCGAGAGCTGTGGAGTTGATGGAGCGTGACGAGGGCGCCGCCGCGATGGCTTTCAGAATCGTCACATATGATGAAGGCGTCGACGACAGAAGTAGCTGGCCCTTTCCCCATCCCATCCAAAGTTGGTCAGATCGTTCTTTCGAAACAGCCCGTTTTGTTGGCGCGGGCCACATTCTTCGCAGGTCGACTTTCGAGAAGGCTGGGGAATATGATGATGTTCTGTTCTTTCTGCATGAGGAGGTTGATCTTGCCTACCGTCTCATGAACCAGGGACAGAAGATTATTTATCAGCCAGCCATTTGTATTAGGCATAAAGTTTCCGCCGAAAGAAGAGTTTCTTGGTCAGATGGCAGGATATATTACCACGTCAGAAATGTGGTATATTTGGCGTTCAAGTATAATTTTAAAATATCAGGCGCGTTCCTCAACGTTTTTCTTGCGATTTTGGTCGGTGTGAAGCGAGGGTTGTATGTTGGCACACTGAAAGGTCTGGGGGCAGGGTTACTTCTTTCGGCAAAAGGCTTGCGTCAACGCTGGAGCGATTCACGCGTGCGCCTGACTGACGCCACCAAGCTTGCTATCCGTCTATCCGTGCCCGGCGGCGAGTTGCCGCAGTCTCGCCGTGCACTCATGCGCCTGAAAAGCGTACTGACCAACAAATAAGAGGCGGGTTGGCACGTGACAGAGCAAGCGCTTATATCAGTGGTTATTCCGACCTATAATCGTGCTGCCAAGACTTTGGTGGCCGTAAAATCGGTCCTATCCCAGACTTACGACAATATCGAAATAGTTGTCGTCGATGACGCATCTGCCGACAACACTCTGGAAGTCCTGAAGCAGATCGAAGATCCGCGGCTGCGGGTGATAGCACTTGGCCAAAATCGCGGGGGAGGGGTCGCGCGCAACACTGGTATCGATAATGCAAAGGGTGCGTTTGTTGCCTTTCTAGATTCAGATGACGAGTGGTCCAAGAGCAAGCTTGAAATTCAGTTGAGCGCATTATTGACCAGATCGGACGATAAAACGATCTCGTTTACGAACCTCATCATCGACGACGGCCGGACGCAAACTCTGCTCAACAACATGCCGCTTCAGCCCGATCAGAAAATAGGTGATTACATATTTCTGAACTGGTCTCAGGCGCATGTTCAGACCAGTTCTTGGCTGATGCCGGCAGGCGTTGCGAGGGCTGTACGCTTTCGAGATGATCTCAGAATCCATCAGGACTGGGATTTCCTGATCAGGGCTCAGCGGCGCGGATATCGCTTCCTGCACGTGCCCCAACATTTGACAATCTGGCGTGTGGATGATCGTCCTGACAG
The window above is part of the Rhizobium sp. WYJ-E13 genome. Proteins encoded here:
- a CDS encoding DapH/DapD/GlmU-related protein, with amino-acid sequence MAKNGKQPKWGLYSFRRWRNAIVKLKWLYYTKFWGMDIHPTASFSLSVRFDKTNPKGMHIGEETYVAFEAAILTHDLTRGLFLDTRIGKRCFIGARSIILPGVEIGDECVIGSGAVVTKSVPPRSLVVGNPAKIIRSDIKIISRYGRMAVDEPIN
- a CDS encoding glycosyltransferase family 2 protein, with product MSQPVDKPEISVVIAAFQCASFVRRAIDSALSQQGVSLEVIVVDDCSKDETLNVLNAIAKLDDRVRVISLSKNGGPSKARNAGFEAATSDWVAVLDADDAYLPGRLFRMLNFARENNADIVADNFLYFDLAADEMGKPALKTSPESELITLEVFVERSRPYADEADYGLLKPMFRRQFLEERGLKYPTDLRHGEDFVFYLDVLSSGAIFYLSRYPGYAYTTRNSGLSRTEIDYSKQIRVANDLCNDEKFSSFPNVRQHMWMRKVSLERLQIERRYRSIEVGNIFIEKLKFLTMNIGGSRVLLPLIVRDLKKFIKSMVLRRGRAI
- a CDS encoding lipopolysaccharide biosynthesis protein, which produces MSELSSKSETGSVGRKTVLASIWLLTGVFYSRVVNLAMIIVLARILLPADFGLVALGTTLLTILTTVTDLSLANALIHHKDADKQDFDTAFTLSALRGAGLAIVMIISGFVMADIYNDPRLIGVCLGLSSRPLLNGLKSPHFIKYSKELDFKTVAFSEAMEYTAQLLVSVVLALATNSYWAIVAGAVAASCSGIVVSYIYAPYRPSISFASWRKILDFSIWLTFNQFVSVIGSRFDNFLAGGLLGISTFGAYNVGNNISAMITQSAAQPLERVLFPSFAKMTHDNARLRQAYQKSQASFFAIGMPLGVGLALVAEPFVYLMLGPNWSVAARVIEFIAPVLGIQIVFGPANALAYAVGATRNLFNRGIVLLVLRVPIVFIGLYFFGMTGLLVARVVSGGLLVSVVNFYLVRSLTGLRIWDQLIVTWRSWVSGVAMVLSVLATKATLPLVDSSHTATLALFVMSAVGALIYCSSHALLWIFAGRPNATVEAEIVGVVKRFLGRRSLVMSNNRSGNVG
- a CDS encoding glycosyltransferase, with translation MNHHRQIIETERSDQSKRASIVYFSLSFPELSQTFVFNEMRSVAELGADVSVLACRQPTGAHSDLPGKYGFGDKVDTIVDSSLRSSRLRRSSQALKVASRLLLNDITLFPKVLSAANGNDTSVPVSLKLAIAAKLQREPYASSVIHCHFGPAGRVIANLKKRGLIKSPLTTVFHGYDITQYIAEKQENPYSTLFEQADLLIAISDYWHRRLLDLGAPPKKVTTIRLGVDCDAFEYKPRTADPVEPVRFVTVGRMTEKKGHYFTIQAFKALVERRPDLNVSLDIIGDGPELPAIHSLSTAPSLDGKVVMHGALPHHEVRALLDRSHIFVLPSVVAGNGDMEGIPVSIMEAMAMGLPVISTWHSGIPELVKDELSGILVGERDVDALSAAMERLGGQPERLIEMGRMGRLIVEQEYNEKTQARLLMDTLLILASKAGVE
- a CDS encoding polysaccharide pyruvyl transferase family protein, producing MIEIFYYRDPQKNFGDDLNEYIWQRVLPASLLSRDDIILVGIGSILTSERLEKYVGGPKRVAVVGTGISYGTPPSNMSDWYIAAVRGPFSAAILERPDLGVTDGAILLADTTDLVPKSEKQDKILFMPHRSSIDGPELQQAVEDAGMVYVSPQQDTLTVLKHYGTAQLVVTEAMHGAIVADTLRIPWIPVVLNPQVDEFKWRDWARSMSVEYQPVEIPFPTLDSRLRFSAYKGNLRKSGIVGHRSLEGDQTPQALKGYLNHRFGSSQNIWYIDEKTKLLRRVAGKVRRFTDPMTIKSCTRALNVVKAKNPFLSPDRVFDMRLEQMRDAIGRTSEHFA
- a CDS encoding glycosyltransferase family 2 protein; translated protein: MTEQALISVVIPTYNRAAKTLVAVKSVLSQTYDNIEIVVVDDASADNTLEVLKQIEDPRLRVIALGQNRGGGVARNTGIDNAKGAFVAFLDSDDEWSKSKLEIQLSALLTRSDDKTISFTNLIIDDGRTQTLLNNMPLQPDQKIGDYIFLNWSQAHVQTSSWLMPAGVARAVRFRDDLRIHQDWDFLIRAQRRGYRFLHVPQHLTIWRVDDRPDRVSLSPERLDRSLAWLDTIRGDIGNNAYRAFLARQAPAFARLGAYRSIKWITIAAISGSVSPRTALRLFNQVRGAIAKASTKPVISK
- a CDS encoding glycosyltransferase family 2 protein gives rise to the protein MSANALSEVDIIILSWDRIDDTIEAIRSALEQVDVSVHVQVVDQGSQADGLKKLTAFCAQYPNVKLVANEHNSGVPGGRNQASRLGSAPYIIALDNDAVFMDDKQAARAVELMERDEGAAAMAFRIVTYDEGVDDRSSWPFPHPIQSWSDRSFETARFVGAGHILRRSTFEKAGEYDDVLFFLHEEVDLAYRLMNQGQKIIYQPAICIRHKVSAERRVSWSDGRIYYHVRNVVYLAFKYNFKISGAFLNVFLAILVGVKRGLYVGTLKGLGAGLLLSAKGLRQRWSDSRVRLTDATKLAIRLSVPGGELPQSRRALMRLKSVLTNK